The following nucleotide sequence is from Streptomyces leeuwenhoekii.
GCGAGCGGGTCGCCTCGGCCCGTCGGCGGCGGTAGCCGTGGGCGCGCAGCAGCTCCTCCACCCGGCTCCGGGTGGCCGGGGCGACGTCGGCGCGTCCATTGAGGACCTTCGAAACAGTCGGTGCCGACACACCGGCCGCCCGGGCGATCTCGGCGAGTGTCGCGGACTGCGTGGATCGCCCTTGCGTCCGGGTTTCAGCGGGCTGCGGGGATGTCATGGCGGCGATCGTATCCCCGCAACCCTCGCGGATGAAGCCATCGAGGCACCCAGGCTGTCCAAAACATTCGCTCAACGGCCCGCAACATTCGGCGCGCCGTGGGCGGCGGCCGTGCCGTCAGGCCCGCCCCGGGCCCTCACGGCGGGCCGGTCGCGCCGCCCGGCCCGCGGAGAACGGGGACGTCCCGCGCCCCCGCTCGGAGGCGCGTCCCCGTCCGCCGGTCAGTCCCCGTCCACCGCCTCGAACCGCCACCGGTGCACCGCCCGCGTGACCAGCTCCGCGTCCGGCTCGGGCAGTTCGGGCAGGTCGGCGTCGTACGGGGCGTCCCACCAGGTGATGACCAGGACCCGGTCCTGCGGGGCGCGGAAGGTCTCCCGGCGCAGCGGGACGCGCGGCAGCTCCCGCGCCCGGGCCCAGGCCAGCAGTTCCCCGCCCCGCCCGGCCGCGGCCCGCGCCTCCCACATCAGGGCCACCGTCATGAGTACAGGTTCTCCTTGCTCACCTCGTGCACATGGTCGTGCCCGTGCGCGTGGCCCGGGACGTGCGGGTCCGTCACGGGCAGCGACGAGTCCGCCGACAGGTCCCAGTCGGAGGCGGCCCGGCCCCGGGCGACCATCTCGGCGCCGAGCGCCGCGACCATCGCGCCGTTGTCCGTGCACAGCTTGGGCCGGGGCACCCGCAGCCGGATCCCGGCCGCCTCGCACCGTTCCTGGGCCAGCGCCCGCAGCCGGGAGTTGGCGGCGACCCCGCCGCCGATCATCAGGTGGTCGACGCCCTCGTCCTTGCAGGCGCGCACGGCCTTGCGGGTGAGCACGTCGACGACCGCCTCCTGGAAGGAGGCCGCCACGTCCCGCACCGGCACCTCCTCCCCCGCCGCCCGCTTGGCCTCGATCCAGCGCGCCACGGCCGTCTTCAGACCGGAGAAGGAGAAGTCGTACGCCGGGTCGCGCGGCCCGGTCAGCCCGCGCGGGAAGGCGATCGCCTCCGGGTCGCCCTCGCGCGCGTACCGGTCGATGACCGGGCCGCCGGGGAAGCCGAGGTTCAGCACGCGGGCGATCTTGTCGAACGCCTCGCCGGCCGCGTCGTCGATGGTGGCGCCCATCGGGCGGACGTCGGAGGTGATGTCCGTCGACAGCAGCAGCGAGGAGTGGCCGCCGGAGACCAGCAGCGCCATCGTGGGCTCGGGCAGCGCGCCGTGCTCGAGCTGGTCGACGCAGATGTGCGAGGCGAGGTGGTTGACGCCGTACAGCGGCTTGCCGAGCGCGTAGGCGTACGCCTTGGCCGCCGAGACGCCGACCAGCAGGGCGCCGGCGAGTCCGGGACCGGCGGTCACGGCGATGCCGTCCAGGTCCTTGGCGCTCACCCCCGCCTCCTTCAGCGCGCGGTCGATGGTGGGGACCATCGCCTCCAGGTGGGCGCGGCTCGCCACCTCCGGCACGACACCGCCGAAGCGGGCGTGCTCGTCGACGCTGGAGGCGACGGCGTCGGCCAGCAGGGTGGTACCGCGGACGATGCCGACGCCGGTCTCGTCGCAGGAGGTCTCGATGCCCAGGACGAGAGGCTCGTCGCGTGAGTCAGCCATTGATCTCGGTTCCTTGTACGCCGTTGAGGGAGGTTGCGGGGTCGGTCAGGCGCAACACCAGGGCGTCCACGTTCCCCGGCTGGTAGTAGCCGCGTCTGAAGCCGATGGGCTCGAAGCCGAAGCGCTCGTAGAGCTTCTGGGCGCGGACGTTGTCGACGCGGCATTCGAGGAGCACCTCGGCGCATTCGAAGGCGGTCGCGGCGCGCAGCAGCTCGGTCAGCAGCCGGCTGCCGAGGCCGGTGCCCCACTGGTCGCGGGCGACGGCGATGGTCTGGACGTCGCCGACGCCCCCGGAGGCGGCCAGGCCCGCGTACCCGGCGATCCGGCCGTCCAGCTCCGCGACGAGGTAGCGGCGGGTGGCCTCCGGCCCGCGCGCGTGGGCCAGCTCGGACCAGAACATCCCGCGCGACCAGGCGTCCTCGGGGAACAGCTCCCGTTCCAGCTCCAGCACGGGGTCGATGTCCCACCAGCGCATCTCGCGCAGCGCGGCGGGCGCCGGCCCGGTCACTTGCCCGGTCACTTCGGCGTGACCACCTTGTAGTTCTTGGGGACCTGGGCGTCGGGCCGGCGCAGGTACAGCGGCCGGGGCGCGGGCAGGTCCTCGCCGGCCGCGAGCTTCTCCGCGGCCAGCCGAGCCAGGGCGGCGGCCGAGACGTGCTCGGGCTCGTGCGCCCGGGGGAAGGTGTCCGGGTACAGCAGCGCGCCCGCGCCGACCGCGGGCAGTCCGCGGACCTGCTCGGCGATGTCGGCGGGGCGGTCGACGGCCGGGTCGGTCAGGCGGGTGCGGGAGTCGGCGTAGCGGGCCCAGTAGACCTCCTTGCGGCGGGCGTCGGTCGCCACGACGAAGGGGCCCGGCAGGTCGGCGGCGTAGGCGAGGCCGTCCAGCGTGCACACCCCGTGCACGGGCACGCCGAGCGCGAGGGAGAAGGTCTCCGCGGTCATCAGGCCGACGCGCAGGCCGGTGTACGGGCCCGGCCCGATGCCGGCGACGATGCCGGTGACGGCGTCGAGCTTCAGGCCGGCCTCGGCGAGCACCCGGTCCACGGCCGGAAGCAGCAGCTCACCGTGGCGGCGCGCGTCCACCTGGCTCGACGAGGCGATGACGTCCGTACCGTCGTGCAGCGCGACGGTCACGGCGGGAGTGGCGGTATCCAGAGCGAGCAAGAGCACGCAAACAGCCTACGGCTCCCGCGCCGGGTGCACGGCCGCCCGGGTCGGACGGTCACATCCTGCTACCGTCGCCACCAAGCACGACGTACGACGACGAGGTGGTCGCCAGTGGCAAGCAGCAGCGCCGGGATCGTCGCCGGGCTCACCGCGGCGGCCCTCGTGACGGTGGGCGTCCTCGCCTACCAGGCGTCGGCCACCGTCCCGGCCGGTCTGGGCGAGCCGCGCTCCGCCGCCCCCGCCCCGGGCCCCGCCAAGCCGCCCCGCGACCAGCGGAACCCCACCGCGCTGCCGAGCGGCTCCGGGCAGGGCGAACGGGTCGTGTACTCGCTGGACGACGACCGGGTGTGGCTGGTCGGCCCGGACAACCGGGTCCAGCGCACGTTCAAGGTCGTCCCCAGCTCGGTGGACCCGGCGCCGGGCAGCTAC
It contains:
- the tsaD gene encoding tRNA (adenosine(37)-N6)-threonylcarbamoyltransferase complex transferase subunit TsaD — encoded protein: MADSRDEPLVLGIETSCDETGVGIVRGTTLLADAVASSVDEHARFGGVVPEVASRAHLEAMVPTIDRALKEAGVSAKDLDGIAVTAGPGLAGALLVGVSAAKAYAYALGKPLYGVNHLASHICVDQLEHGALPEPTMALLVSGGHSSLLLSTDITSDVRPMGATIDDAAGEAFDKIARVLNLGFPGGPVIDRYAREGDPEAIAFPRGLTGPRDPAYDFSFSGLKTAVARWIEAKRAAGEEVPVRDVAASFQEAVVDVLTRKAVRACKDEGVDHLMIGGGVAANSRLRALAQERCEAAGIRLRVPRPKLCTDNGAMVAALGAEMVARGRAASDWDLSADSSLPVTDPHVPGHAHGHDHVHEVSKENLYS
- the rimI gene encoding ribosomal protein S18-alanine N-acetyltransferase, giving the protein MRWWDIDPVLELERELFPEDAWSRGMFWSELAHARGPEATRRYLVAELDGRIAGYAGLAASGGVGDVQTIAVARDQWGTGLGSRLLTELLRAATAFECAEVLLECRVDNVRAQKLYERFGFEPIGFRRGYYQPGNVDALVLRLTDPATSLNGVQGTEING
- the tsaB gene encoding tRNA (adenosine(37)-N6)-threonylcarbamoyltransferase complex dimerization subunit type 1 TsaB gives rise to the protein MLLLALDTATPAVTVALHDGTDVIASSSQVDARRHGELLLPAVDRVLAEAGLKLDAVTGIVAGIGPGPYTGLRVGLMTAETFSLALGVPVHGVCTLDGLAYAADLPGPFVVATDARRKEVYWARYADSRTRLTDPAVDRPADIAEQVRGLPAVGAGALLYPDTFPRAHEPEHVSAAALARLAAEKLAAGEDLPAPRPLYLRRPDAQVPKNYKVVTPK